A single genomic interval of Candidatus Eisenbacteria bacterium harbors:
- a CDS encoding TIGR03960 family B12-binding radical SAM protein: MKNYSTTLEELILPLVRKPGRYVGEFVTGCRDMPAGKELKVALVFPDTCEVGVANLGLRILGAALKEVGGVLLDYCFAPWPDFEAQLRGRCIPLLSLCHSLPMKDFDVVGFSLQYELQCANVLNMLDLAGIPLLASERDESHPLVVAGGSCALNPEPLSDFIDCFSIGDGEETIGQICSIVKAHKKRRDSRAEVLEELSKCRGLYVPSLFSIRSAEDGMSTRCTSGRSVVRSAVTKSIERHEPIIFTPRVQVTHDRLNVEVMRGCTHGCRFCMAGYTYRPVREKNVNSVLGEAIKGFANAGLEEISLVSLSTPDYSGLPELLPLLDDAFAERGVDVTLPSMRPDTLTFELAKDLDRFKKSGMTLAPEAGTRRLRDVINKGMDDEEIVTAITVASEFGWNLIKLYFMIGLPTETEEDIRAIPRLIEKALGAARKVNPRASFNVSISPFIPKAHTPFQWERQDSLEEMASKTRAIVDPLRRLPIKVRWRDPGVSFLEGIIARGDRRIGEAILLAWKKGARLDAWSDFFRFNLWQEALDESGLSTESYTGARSTDRPLPWDHVEVVSREFLLRERTAAYEGRLTEDCRRGACHSCGVLEGTGLTPEATCFVSTKENKAERKAGTPVPHSVELSAGAEALTGGKYRLQYEKTGKARFLSHLDLVRIFTRALRASKLPVAYSSGYRARPRVSFGPPLPLGFVSRSEYFDLELETAPQEDPGAALNPFLPEGIRFLEWKRLAPGERSLSSVCTLARYDIGFPEHFVAPTGMSLEEISNLLSGAKDYLAKKGKVTLERGADSKRREIELAGAVKEIELSHGKRPVLQMLLSIQGTDVVRPDEVVGILLEDLGDDKIEKRYLSIERTGLYVSSSKGIQTPM; encoded by the coding sequence ATGAAAAACTATTCAACGACCCTCGAAGAGCTGATTCTGCCTCTGGTTCGCAAGCCGGGCAGGTACGTAGGTGAGTTCGTCACCGGCTGTAGGGACATGCCTGCTGGCAAGGAGCTCAAGGTGGCGCTGGTGTTTCCGGACACCTGTGAGGTGGGCGTTGCAAACTTGGGGCTGAGGATTCTGGGAGCCGCGCTCAAGGAGGTAGGGGGCGTCTTGCTCGATTATTGTTTTGCGCCCTGGCCGGACTTTGAAGCTCAACTCAGAGGAAGATGTATCCCTCTCTTATCTCTATGTCACTCGCTTCCGATGAAAGATTTCGACGTGGTCGGGTTCTCGCTTCAATACGAGCTTCAGTGTGCCAACGTTCTCAACATGCTTGACCTGGCCGGGATCCCGTTGCTTGCTTCCGAGAGAGACGAGTCTCACCCTCTCGTTGTGGCAGGCGGAAGCTGCGCCTTGAATCCGGAACCCCTCTCTGACTTCATCGACTGCTTCTCAATTGGTGATGGGGAAGAGACGATAGGCCAGATTTGTTCGATCGTCAAAGCTCACAAGAAGAGAAGAGACAGCAGGGCGGAAGTCCTCGAAGAGCTCTCGAAGTGCCGCGGCCTTTACGTGCCTTCCTTGTTTTCAATCAGGAGCGCCGAGGACGGAATGAGCACAAGATGCACTTCCGGGCGGAGCGTGGTGAGAAGCGCCGTCACGAAGAGCATCGAACGTCACGAGCCGATAATTTTCACGCCCCGCGTGCAGGTGACGCACGACAGGCTCAACGTGGAGGTCATGAGGGGATGCACGCACGGATGCAGGTTCTGCATGGCGGGCTACACGTACAGGCCTGTTCGCGAGAAGAACGTGAATTCGGTCCTCGGTGAGGCCATCAAGGGTTTTGCGAACGCTGGCCTCGAAGAGATTTCCCTCGTTTCACTTTCGACTCCAGACTATTCCGGATTGCCGGAGTTGTTGCCTTTGCTGGACGATGCCTTTGCCGAGAGAGGAGTTGACGTCACGTTACCCTCAATGAGACCCGACACCCTGACGTTCGAATTGGCAAAGGATCTTGACAGGTTCAAGAAATCGGGGATGACTCTTGCGCCGGAGGCAGGCACGAGGAGACTCAGGGACGTCATAAACAAGGGGATGGACGACGAAGAAATAGTGACGGCCATCACCGTCGCTTCAGAATTCGGATGGAATCTGATCAAGCTCTATTTCATGATAGGTCTGCCTACCGAGACCGAGGAAGACATCCGGGCGATTCCTCGTCTGATTGAGAAGGCCCTGGGAGCGGCCAGAAAAGTGAATCCACGAGCGAGCTTCAACGTCAGCATTTCGCCCTTCATACCCAAGGCGCACACTCCCTTTCAGTGGGAAAGGCAAGATTCGCTCGAAGAGATGGCCTCCAAAACCAGAGCAATCGTTGACCCGTTGAGGCGGCTTCCAATAAAGGTCAGATGGCGGGATCCCGGTGTTTCATTTCTCGAGGGCATCATCGCGCGCGGAGACAGGAGGATCGGGGAGGCGATTCTTCTGGCCTGGAAGAAGGGGGCAAGGCTCGACGCCTGGTCCGATTTCTTCAGGTTCAATCTGTGGCAAGAAGCTCTCGACGAAAGCGGGCTGAGCACGGAATCCTACACCGGGGCGAGGTCGACTGACCGGCCCCTTCCCTGGGATCACGTGGAAGTTGTTAGCAGGGAATTCTTGCTCAGGGAGAGAACCGCGGCCTACGAAGGTCGACTGACCGAGGACTGCAGGAGAGGCGCCTGCCATTCGTGTGGCGTGCTGGAAGGCACAGGCTTGACTCCGGAGGCGACGTGCTTCGTTTCCACGAAGGAAAACAAAGCGGAAAGGAAGGCGGGCACTCCCGTGCCGCATTCCGTGGAGTTGAGCGCGGGAGCGGAAGCCCTCACCGGAGGAAAATATAGACTGCAATACGAAAAGACGGGGAAGGCCAGATTCCTCTCGCATCTCGACCTCGTGAGGATCTTCACGCGCGCACTCAGAGCTTCGAAACTGCCCGTCGCTTATTCATCAGGCTACAGAGCCAGACCGCGTGTTTCGTTCGGGCCGCCCCTGCCGCTCGGTTTTGTGAGCAGGAGCGAGTATTTCGACCTGGAGCTTGAAACGGCTCCGCAAGAAGACCCCGGAGCGGCGCTGAATCCTTTTCTCCCCGAAGGCATACGCTTTCTGGAATGGAAACGCCTCGCGCCGGGAGAGAGATCCCTTTCGTCCGTCTGCACTCTGGCAAGATACGACATAGGATTTCCGGAGCACTTCGTGGCCCCGACCGGCATGAGTCTGGAAGAGATAAGCAACCTCCTTTCTGGCGCGAAGGATTACCTCGCGAAGAAGGGCAAGGTGACTCTTGAGAGGGGAGCGGACTCCAAGCGCCGGGAAATAGAGCTTGCAGGAGCAGTGAAAGAGATAGAACTTTCTCACGGAAAGCGGCCCGTTCTACAAATGCTGCTTTCAATTCAGGGTACAGATGTGGTAAGACCGGATGAGGTTGTTGGCATACTTCTCGAAGACTTGGGGGACGACAAGATCGAGAAGAGGTACCTCTCCATAGAGAGGACCGGACTTTACGTGAGTTCCTCCAAAGGTATTCAAACCCCGATGTGA
- the rplU gene encoding 50S ribosomal protein L21, producing the protein MYAIVEISGFQYRVEPDTTIKVPKLEKKIGDEVTISNVMLFSDGQRVKVGKPFLEGAKVTGVVVSQGRGEKLIVFKFKRRKGYKKKTGHRQDFTEIKVSSIEAK; encoded by the coding sequence ATGTACGCAATAGTAGAAATTTCCGGTTTCCAGTACAGGGTCGAGCCTGACACCACGATAAAGGTCCCCAAACTCGAGAAGAAAATCGGAGACGAAGTGACAATCTCCAACGTGATGCTCTTTTCTGACGGGCAGCGCGTCAAGGTCGGTAAGCCGTTTCTCGAAGGCGCCAAAGTGACGGGAGTGGTGGTGTCGCAGGGCCGCGGCGAGAAGCTCATCGTGTTCAAGTTCAAGCGACGCAAAGGGTACAAGAAAAAAACGGGTCACAGACAGGATTTTACGGAGATAAAGGTTTCTTCCATAGAGGCCAAGTAG
- a CDS encoding Fe-S-containing hydro-lyase: MVKRVSAPLTDNVVQDLRAGDEVFISGVIYAARDAAHKRMVDLLSKGEPLPFDIKGQVVYYAGPTPTRPGEVIGSAGPTTSYRMDPYAPILIQHGLKGMIGKGQRTEPVVEAMKKFKAVYFAAVGGAGALIARAVKANKIVAYEELGPEAVRMLEVVDFPVIVAQDCHGGDLFVEGVKKYSRPFP; the protein is encoded by the coding sequence ATCGTGAAAAGGGTTTCAGCACCGCTCACCGATAACGTGGTACAAGACCTGAGAGCCGGGGACGAAGTTTTCATCAGCGGAGTCATTTACGCCGCCAGAGACGCTGCTCACAAGAGAATGGTCGACCTTCTCTCGAAGGGCGAACCCCTGCCTTTTGATATCAAAGGACAAGTAGTCTATTACGCAGGTCCCACTCCCACCAGACCCGGGGAGGTCATCGGCTCGGCCGGCCCGACGACGAGCTACAGAATGGACCCCTACGCACCCATCCTCATACAGCACGGGCTCAAGGGCATGATAGGGAAGGGCCAGCGCACGGAGCCTGTAGTGGAGGCGATGAAGAAATTCAAGGCCGTGTACTTCGCGGCCGTCGGAGGTGCGGGAGCTCTCATTGCGCGAGCCGTCAAGGCGAACAAGATTGTGGCTTACGAGGAACTGGGGCCCGAAGCTGTAAGAATGCTCGAGGTCGTCGATTTTCCCGTAATTGTTGCTCAGGATTGTCACGGAGGCGACCTGTTTGTCGAGGGAGTGAAGAAGTACAGCCGGCCCTTCCCCTAA
- a CDS encoding fumarate hydratase, which yields MAKRTVQTSEVTEKLKELCMSASWDLDDDLIGAIKEGLRVEESPTGKQILEQILENARISRETKLPSCQDTGFAIIFLEIGQDVCLEGGDLTEAVYEGVRQGYGEAYLRKSIVDDPAIDRKNTRDNTPAVIHTEIVKGDRVKITLAAKGGGSENMSGVAMLKPADGIEGVRRFVVERVKKAGGNPCPPIIVGVGIGGTFEKCALLAKKALLRPLGSHHPDKRYAAFETELLKEINSSGIGPQGLGGRVTALAVHVETFPCHIASLPAAVNINCHASRHKEAII from the coding sequence ATGGCAAAAAGAACAGTCCAAACGAGTGAAGTCACCGAGAAATTGAAAGAGCTTTGCATGTCCGCCAGCTGGGACCTGGACGACGATCTCATCGGCGCGATCAAGGAAGGTTTGCGCGTTGAGGAATCTCCCACGGGAAAGCAGATACTGGAGCAGATTCTGGAGAACGCCCGCATTTCCCGCGAGACCAAACTTCCCAGCTGCCAGGACACGGGATTCGCCATCATTTTCCTGGAAATCGGTCAGGACGTGTGTCTCGAAGGCGGCGACCTTACGGAGGCCGTCTACGAGGGCGTGAGACAGGGTTACGGCGAGGCCTACTTGAGAAAGTCCATCGTGGACGATCCCGCAATTGACAGAAAGAACACCCGCGACAACACGCCCGCGGTCATTCACACCGAGATTGTCAAGGGTGACCGAGTGAAAATCACGCTTGCCGCCAAGGGTGGCGGTAGTGAGAACATGAGCGGCGTGGCGATGTTGAAGCCGGCCGACGGCATCGAGGGCGTGAGAAGATTCGTGGTCGAGAGAGTCAAGAAGGCCGGCGGTAATCCCTGCCCGCCGATAATCGTCGGCGTCGGGATTGGTGGCACCTTCGAAAAATGTGCCCTTCTCGCCAAGAAGGCGTTGTTGCGGCCGCTGGGTTCGCACCACCCCGACAAGAGATATGCTGCTTTCGAAACAGAACTTCTCAAGGAGATAAACTCGAGCGGGATCGGACCCCAGGGTTTGGGCGGAAGAGTCACGGCCCTGGCAGTGCATGTGGAAACCTTTCCTTGTCACATCGCCAGCCTGCCTGCTGCCGTTAACATAAATTGCCACGCCAGTCGTCACAAAGAAGCGATCATCTAG
- a CDS encoding glycosyltransferase family 4 protein — translation MEQSVANSKINRIAFIGNYSPRQCGIATFTTDLCEAIAGEYGGTTCIALPVNDIEAGYDYPPRVRFELTEKDIDSYRRAADFLNINNVDLVSLQFEYGIFGGRAGSYILALLRELRMPVVTTLHTILRDPDPDQRMVLEEVAALSDRLVVMSGRGVEFLQEVYRVLPEKIDLIPHGIPDVPFVDPSFHKDLFGVEGKIVLLSFGLLSPNKGIENVIAALPAIVARYPNVVYIILGATHPHVIQHEGETYRLSLQWLAQEKGVEGHVIFYNRFVSLEELVEFIGAADVYITPYLNPAQITSGTLAYTLGAGKAVISTPYWYAEEMLAGERGVLVPFRDPPALAEQVIDLLDNEAKRHAMRKRAYLFGRAMIWPQVAHRYMESFERARAERRHFATPGFAVKPLDKRPGELPPLKLDHLRHMTDETGILQHAIFTVPNYREGYTTDDNARALMVSALLEELGSGESFELTSRYLAFVWYAFNAETGRFRNFMDYQRRWLEDSGSDDCHGRALWALGTVLGRSNTPALQSMAGRLFEQALPAILNTTSVRAWAFALIGIHEYLRRFAGDRMAGQVREELSGRLLGLYQSHRSAEWLWYEDTLTYCNAALPHALLMCGQFIPNTAMIEAGLESLSWLAHLQHADVGGGHFVPIGSNGFYQRGGERSRFDQQPVEIQAMSSACLEAYRITGDKRWRKEARRAFEWFLGRNDLNLPIYDPTTGGCRDGLHPDRPNENQGAESTLAFLQTLLELRLAENSIVSVEARSQ, via the coding sequence ATGGAACAAAGCGTAGCGAATTCAAAGATCAACCGCATCGCATTCATCGGCAACTACTCGCCGCGTCAGTGCGGCATCGCCACATTCACCACGGACTTGTGTGAAGCCATCGCCGGCGAATATGGCGGAACAACGTGCATTGCCCTGCCCGTCAACGACATCGAGGCGGGCTACGACTATCCACCTCGCGTTCGATTCGAACTGACGGAAAAGGATATTGATTCTTACCGTCGTGCCGCCGACTTCCTGAATATCAACAACGTCGACCTGGTGAGCCTGCAATTCGAATACGGCATCTTCGGCGGGCGGGCGGGCAGTTACATCCTGGCCCTCTTGCGTGAATTGCGCATGCCGGTCGTCACGACATTGCACACCATCCTGCGCGATCCCGACCCGGATCAGCGAATGGTGCTGGAAGAGGTCGCGGCCCTGTCCGATCGGCTGGTTGTCATGAGTGGGCGCGGCGTGGAGTTCTTGCAAGAAGTTTACCGTGTGTTGCCGGAAAAGATTGATTTGATCCCGCACGGTATACCCGATGTGCCTTTTGTCGATCCGAGTTTCCACAAAGACTTGTTTGGAGTCGAGGGCAAGATCGTCCTTCTCAGTTTTGGCCTGCTCTCGCCGAACAAAGGGATCGAGAATGTCATCGCCGCTTTGCCCGCCATCGTGGCCCGGTATCCGAACGTGGTTTACATCATCCTTGGCGCGACCCATCCCCACGTGATTCAGCACGAAGGCGAAACGTATCGGCTGTCCCTGCAATGGCTGGCCCAAGAGAAAGGCGTGGAAGGTCACGTGATCTTTTACAATCGGTTTGTCAGTCTGGAGGAACTTGTTGAGTTCATCGGCGCGGCGGACGTCTACATTACGCCCTATCTCAACCCGGCGCAGATCACCTCCGGTACACTGGCTTACACGCTGGGGGCGGGCAAGGCCGTGATTTCAACGCCGTATTGGTATGCGGAGGAGATGCTGGCCGGAGAGCGGGGAGTGCTGGTGCCCTTCCGTGACCCGCCGGCGCTGGCCGAGCAAGTAATCGACCTCTTGGACAACGAGGCCAAGCGCCACGCCATGCGCAAGCGAGCCTACCTGTTTGGTCGGGCGATGATCTGGCCGCAGGTGGCACACCGCTACATGGAGAGCTTTGAACGCGCCCGAGCCGAACGCCGGCATTTCGCCACCCCCGGCTTCGCGGTCAAACCGCTCGACAAGCGTCCGGGCGAACTGCCCCCCCTCAAACTCGATCACTTGCGTCACATGACGGACGAGACCGGCATCTTGCAGCATGCCATTTTCACTGTGCCCAACTATCGTGAGGGTTACACCACGGACGACAACGCCCGCGCTCTAATGGTGAGCGCCCTCCTGGAGGAACTGGGTAGTGGAGAGTCATTCGAACTGACTTCCCGCTATCTGGCCTTCGTCTGGTATGCCTTCAATGCCGAGACCGGACGCTTCCGCAACTTCATGGATTACCAGCGGCGCTGGCTGGAAGATAGCGGCTCAGATGATTGCCACGGTCGCGCGTTGTGGGCGTTGGGTACGGTGTTGGGTCGTTCCAACACGCCGGCCCTACAGAGTATGGCTGGCCGGTTGTTCGAGCAGGCCCTGCCTGCCATTCTCAACACGACCAGCGTACGGGCCTGGGCCTTCGCGCTCATCGGCATCCACGAGTATCTACGGCGGTTTGCCGGTGATCGAATGGCAGGCCAGGTCCGGGAGGAATTATCCGGGCGTTTGTTGGGGTTGTATCAGAGCCATCGTTCGGCCGAATGGCTCTGGTACGAAGACACGCTGACCTACTGCAACGCCGCGTTGCCGCACGCCTTGCTCATGTGTGGGCAATTCATACCGAATACTGCCATGATCGAGGCCGGACTGGAGTCGCTCAGTTGGCTGGCCCACTTGCAGCACGCCGACGTGGGTGGGGGACATTTTGTTCCCATCGGATCCAATGGCTTTTATCAGCGGGGCGGCGAGCGTTCCCGGTTCGATCAACAACCTGTGGAGATACAAGCCATGAGCTCCGCCTGTCTCGAGGCCTACCGGATCACGGGTGACAAGCGCTGGCGGAAGGAAGCCCGCCGCGCCTTTGAGTGGTTCCTTGGGCGTAACGATCTGAACCTGCCCATCTACGATCCGACGACCGGTGGTTGTCGAGACGGCCTCCACCCCGACCGTCCGAACGAGAATCAGGGCGCCGAGTCTACGCTCGCCTTTCTTCAGACCTTGCTGGAGCTGCGTCTTGCCGAGAATAGCATTGTATCCGTGGAGGCACGATCTCAATGA
- a CDS encoding glycosidase: MSNQHVELFSRYRLNPILTAADWPYPVNSVFNPGAVLLPDGTTLLLCRVEDRRGHSHLCAARSANGVDGWQIDQRPTLLADPEHFPEELWGIEDPRITYVPESSKYAIVYTAYTRDGPGVALAFTEDFCHFERYGVVMPPEDKDAALLPRRIGGNWALIHRPVSSPRAHMWMSYSPDLRHWGSHKLMLEARRGGWWDANKIGLSPPPIETREGWLVIYHGVRQTSAGGFYRLGLALFDLETPERCLKRGDEWVFGPEEPYERQGDVNNVVFPCGNTIAPDGDTIRLYYGVADRCIALATGSVRACLEWLERPQAFSENLALDTRPQ; this comes from the coding sequence ATGAGCAATCAACACGTCGAGCTCTTTAGCCGGTATAGGCTCAATCCCATATTGACCGCCGCAGATTGGCCCTACCCGGTCAACAGTGTGTTTAACCCCGGCGCCGTATTGCTACCGGACGGAACCACCCTGCTCTTGTGTCGGGTGGAAGATCGGCGCGGGCATTCCCACCTTTGCGCTGCTCGCTCCGCCAATGGCGTGGACGGTTGGCAGATTGACCAGCGGCCGACCCTGTTGGCTGACCCCGAGCACTTTCCAGAAGAACTGTGGGGCATTGAAGACCCGCGCATCACCTACGTCCCCGAGTCAAGTAAGTATGCCATCGTTTATACCGCCTACACACGCGACGGACCCGGCGTGGCATTGGCGTTCACGGAAGATTTCTGCCACTTTGAGCGCTATGGAGTGGTCATGCCACCGGAAGATAAGGATGCGGCTTTGTTGCCTCGTCGTATTGGCGGCAACTGGGCCCTGATCCATCGCCCGGTCAGTTCTCCAAGGGCACACATGTGGATGTCCTATTCGCCCGACCTGCGGCACTGGGGCAGCCACAAGCTGATGCTGGAAGCCCGGCGTGGCGGATGGTGGGATGCGAACAAGATCGGCCTCTCCCCCCCGCCCATCGAGACCCGGGAAGGTTGGCTGGTGATTTACCATGGTGTGCGGCAGACAAGTGCCGGTGGTTTTTACCGACTCGGGCTCGCTCTGTTTGATTTGGAAACACCTGAACGTTGCCTGAAGCGCGGCGACGAGTGGGTCTTCGGCCCAGAAGAACCCTACGAGCGGCAAGGGGACGTGAACAACGTCGTCTTTCCTTGTGGCAACACTATTGCCCCCGACGGCGACACCATCCGCCTGTACTACGGCGTAGCGGATAGGTGCATTGCCCTGGCCACAGGCAGTGTTCGGGCTTGCCTTGAGTGGCTGGAGCGCCCCCAAGCATTTTCAGAGAATCTTGCGCTTGACACCCGGCCGCAGTAG
- a CDS encoding Rne/Rng family ribonuclease, translated as MIREILINCDPHETRIAILEDKELVELLVERADRRRRVGDIHKARVNAVLPGMQAAFVDIGLPKTAFLHVSDLVESLVDFDDLEGDSRDDDEEKRRDVRQAVKIEDHLKKGQEILVQVTKESIGTKGPRVSGQISLPGRYLVLLPCADHAGVSRRIEDRGERSRLKGILSDIKPPGSGIIVRTAGEGKTKKHFVADVKFLTQLWKRIEIKASKVRAPALLHRDMELVAGLIRDIFTDDVHKLVIDSKREHAQILSYVRSFAPELRNRVKLYTGRTPIFDCFGIEPEIEKAMDRKIWLKKGGYIAIDQTEALVAIDVNTGRYIGRKDQEETAFKTNMEAAHEIARQLRLRDMGGIIVIDFIDMEHENHKKAILDELRSGLRKDRARTKAFQVSDLGLVEMTRQRERPSLLHYFSEECPSCGGVGRVLSLESMSMKIERILKRAAAELGEKEMRLKVSPQVAVYLLEERGARLEQLERRLGLELDIVDDPSLRREDFRLVLRRGNKDVTSQFEG; from the coding sequence GTGATTAGAGAAATTCTCATAAACTGTGATCCACACGAAACAAGAATAGCCATTCTTGAAGACAAAGAACTTGTCGAGCTGCTCGTTGAGAGGGCCGACCGGCGAAGAAGGGTGGGTGACATACACAAGGCACGGGTCAACGCCGTGCTGCCGGGGATGCAGGCGGCCTTTGTCGACATAGGTCTCCCGAAAACCGCCTTCCTTCACGTGTCCGACCTCGTGGAGTCCCTCGTGGACTTCGACGATCTCGAGGGCGACTCTCGTGACGACGACGAGGAAAAGCGGCGAGACGTCAGGCAGGCCGTTAAGATCGAGGACCATCTGAAGAAAGGCCAGGAGATCCTGGTCCAGGTCACGAAGGAATCAATCGGCACGAAGGGGCCTCGCGTGAGCGGACAGATTTCGCTTCCGGGGAGATACCTCGTCTTGTTGCCGTGCGCAGACCACGCGGGCGTCTCGAGGAGAATAGAAGACAGGGGCGAGCGGTCGAGACTGAAAGGCATACTCTCGGACATAAAGCCCCCCGGTTCGGGGATAATCGTGAGGACGGCGGGCGAAGGTAAGACGAAGAAGCATTTCGTAGCCGACGTCAAGTTTCTGACCCAACTCTGGAAGAGAATCGAAATCAAGGCGAGCAAGGTCCGCGCGCCCGCACTTCTTCACAGAGACATGGAACTGGTGGCCGGTCTCATCAGAGACATTTTTACGGACGACGTGCACAAGCTTGTGATTGACTCAAAGAGGGAGCACGCGCAGATCCTGTCGTACGTCAGATCGTTTGCTCCGGAGCTCAGGAACAGGGTGAAGCTCTACACGGGCAGGACCCCCATCTTCGACTGCTTCGGGATAGAGCCGGAAATAGAAAAGGCCATGGACAGAAAGATATGGCTTAAGAAGGGCGGCTACATCGCGATAGACCAGACCGAGGCGCTCGTGGCCATAGACGTGAACACCGGACGCTACATAGGTCGCAAGGATCAGGAGGAGACGGCCTTCAAGACCAACATGGAGGCCGCTCACGAGATCGCCAGGCAGCTCAGGCTGAGGGACATGGGTGGCATAATCGTGATCGATTTCATAGACATGGAGCACGAGAATCACAAGAAGGCCATCCTGGACGAGCTTCGATCCGGACTCAGGAAGGACAGGGCGAGGACCAAGGCGTTTCAAGTGAGCGATCTCGGCCTTGTTGAGATGACGAGGCAGCGTGAAAGACCCAGCCTCCTCCACTACTTCAGCGAAGAATGCCCATCGTGTGGCGGGGTTGGAAGAGTTCTCTCCCTCGAGTCCATGTCCATGAAGATAGAACGCATACTCAAGAGAGCGGCGGCGGAACTGGGCGAGAAAGAGATGCGGCTTAAGGTGTCGCCCCAGGTCGCGGTCTACCTTCTCGAGGAGAGAGGCGCGAGGCTTGAACAGCTTGAGAGAAGGCTCGGGCTCGAACTCGACATAGTGGACGACCCATCGCTCAGGAGAGAAGACTTCAGGCTGGTCCTGAGACGGGGAAACAAGGACGTCACGTCGCAGTTTGAGGGGTGA
- the rpmA gene encoding 50S ribosomal protein L27, which yields MAHKKGVGSSRNGRDSHGQRLGVKMYGGQSVSAGSIIVRQRGTKIHPGINVGMGKDDTLFALISGKVVFSRLGRSRKKVSVQTV from the coding sequence TTGGCACACAAGAAAGGCGTTGGTAGTTCCCGCAACGGCAGAGACAGCCACGGCCAGAGGCTTGGGGTAAAGATGTACGGCGGCCAGTCTGTGAGCGCCGGCAGCATCATTGTGCGGCAAAGAGGCACGAAAATTCACCCCGGCATAAACGTCGGCATGGGTAAAGACGACACTCTCTTTGCCCTGATTTCGGGTAAGGTTGTCTTTTCGAGGCTGGGACGTTCCAGAAAGAAGGTCAGCGTACAGACCGTCTAG
- the kdsB gene encoding 3-deoxy-manno-octulosonate cytidylyltransferase: protein MRVAGIIPARYASSRFNGKALALIEGKTLIRHVYERALSSRCLNELMVATDDSRIAREVEGFGGKAVLTSPEHKCGTERAAEVARKLDADFVVNIQGDEMISAGEMIDECVSPLLGDSSLNVSTLAVEIRNKCDLNDPNVVKVVRGLNGDALFFSRSPIPYAPLASLGTVRAETGVEQGVEFLRHVGIYGFKRTFLLDFVRLGQTPLELAECLEQLRILERGHRIAVVLTNHSCVGVDVPSDIKKATAFLASLAGPVHKGRVH, encoded by the coding sequence GTGAGAGTGGCAGGAATCATCCCGGCCAGGTACGCTTCCTCGCGATTCAACGGCAAAGCCCTGGCTCTCATAGAAGGCAAGACTCTGATACGCCACGTTTATGAAAGAGCCCTGTCCTCGCGCTGCCTCAACGAACTCATGGTGGCGACCGACGATTCACGCATTGCCCGCGAAGTCGAAGGCTTCGGCGGAAAAGCCGTCCTCACCTCTCCCGAACACAAATGCGGAACCGAACGCGCTGCCGAGGTAGCGAGAAAGCTTGATGCCGACTTTGTGGTGAACATCCAGGGTGACGAGATGATCTCCGCCGGCGAGATGATTGACGAGTGTGTTTCTCCCCTTCTCGGAGACTCTTCGCTCAACGTTTCCACTTTGGCAGTGGAGATAAGGAACAAGTGCGACCTCAATGATCCTAACGTGGTCAAGGTGGTGCGCGGCCTGAACGGAGACGCGTTGTTCTTCTCGCGCTCCCCCATACCTTACGCGCCACTTGCGTCCTTGGGGACAGTGCGCGCGGAGACGGGTGTCGAGCAGGGCGTCGAGTTCCTGAGACACGTGGGAATATACGGTTTCAAGCGGACGTTTCTTCTTGATTTTGTCAGGCTCGGGCAAACACCTCTCGAACTTGCCGAGTGTCTCGAGCAACTCAGAATCCTTGAACGTGGGCATAGAATTGCCGTCGTTCTGACGAATCACTCGTGCGTCGGAGTGGACGTGCCCTCGGACATCAAGAAGGCGACGGCCTTCTTGGCGTCGCTCGCCGGGCCGGTGCATAAAGGACGTGTACACTAG